The following proteins come from a genomic window of Microbacterium sulfonylureivorans:
- a CDS encoding permease prefix domain 1-containing protein — protein sequence MTTTTLTDRYVSAAMRTVPEAQRDDLSAELRGSIDDQIEARVADGEPRETAERAVLTDLGDPDKLAAGYTERPLYLIGPRYFLDWWRLFKLLLWIVPACAAFGVSFALVLDGKSFGEIVGTVIPVLIGVVVHLGFWTVLVFAVVERTAVRDRKDPLVPWSVDQLPEARPRGVGFGDMIASLVFLVLAAGAILWDLFIGFVPMHPGLSFLDPGLWPAWILALFALMALEAGLAVAVYAVRRWTVGLAIVNGLLNLAIAIPAVWLLTQGRLLNPEYFPTIIGAEGDEVQTIVTVVIGFVIVGIAAWDTADAALKAARARKG from the coding sequence ATGACCACCACGACTCTGACAGACCGCTACGTGTCGGCGGCGATGCGCACCGTGCCGGAGGCGCAGCGCGACGACCTCTCCGCCGAGCTGCGCGGCTCGATCGACGATCAGATCGAGGCCCGCGTCGCCGACGGCGAACCACGCGAGACCGCCGAGCGAGCGGTGCTGACCGACCTCGGCGACCCCGACAAGCTCGCCGCCGGGTACACGGAGCGGCCCCTGTACCTGATCGGACCGCGCTACTTCCTCGACTGGTGGCGCCTCTTCAAGCTCCTCCTGTGGATCGTCCCCGCGTGCGCCGCGTTCGGCGTCTCGTTCGCGCTGGTGCTCGACGGGAAGTCGTTCGGCGAGATCGTCGGGACGGTCATCCCCGTCCTCATCGGCGTCGTCGTCCACCTCGGGTTCTGGACGGTCCTCGTGTTCGCGGTCGTCGAGCGCACGGCTGTCCGCGACCGTAAGGACCCGCTCGTCCCCTGGAGCGTCGACCAGCTCCCCGAGGCCCGCCCGCGGGGCGTCGGATTCGGCGACATGATCGCATCCCTCGTCTTCCTGGTTCTCGCCGCCGGCGCGATCCTCTGGGATCTGTTCATCGGGTTCGTGCCGATGCATCCGGGCCTCTCGTTCCTCGACCCGGGCCTGTGGCCGGCATGGATCCTCGCGCTGTTCGCCCTCATGGCCCTCGAGGCCGGCCTCGCCGTCGCGGTGTACGCGGTGCGCCGCTGGACGGTCGGGCTCGCGATCGTCAACGGGCTGCTGAACCTCGCCATCGCCATTCCCGCCGTGTGGCTGCTCACGCAGGGCCGGCTCCTCAACCCGGAGTACTTCCCCACGATCATCGGCGCCGAGGGCGACGAGGTGCAGACGATCGTGACGGTCGTCATCGGCTTCGTCATCGTCGGGATCGCAGCGTGGGACACCGCGGATGCCGCGCTCAAGGCGGCGCGCGCCCGAAAGGGCTGA
- a CDS encoding PadR family transcriptional regulator yields MSETEALETHLQELRRGTVVLACLRLLEAPGYGYGLLEELQSRGFDTDANTLYPLLRRLEKQGHLTSEWNTDEARPRKFYRTSEAGSRLAAALTDDFRAIATAIESLPQED; encoded by the coding sequence ATGAGCGAGACCGAAGCACTCGAAACCCACCTGCAGGAGCTGCGGCGCGGCACCGTCGTGCTCGCGTGCCTGCGACTGCTCGAGGCCCCCGGCTACGGCTATGGGCTGCTCGAAGAGCTCCAGTCGCGCGGGTTCGACACCGACGCCAACACGCTCTACCCCCTGCTGCGCCGTCTCGAGAAGCAGGGGCATCTCACGAGCGAGTGGAACACCGACGAGGCGCGGCCTCGCAAGTTCTATCGCACGAGCGAAGCGGGCTCCCGCCTCGCCGCCGCCCTCACCGACGATTTCCGCGCGATCGCCACGGCGATCGAATCCCTGCCCCAGGAGGACTGA
- a CDS encoding TIGR03885 family FMN-dependent LLM class oxidoreductase, translating into MVFLGYHASHEQLPPSALLRAVVDAERAGFDGAMCSDHLAPWGVRQGESGFAWSWLGAALASTSFSIGVVNAPGQRYHPAVIAQAIATLEEMFPDRFWAVLGSGEAMNEHVTADPWPPKDERNARLDESIDVIRRLLDGDEVTHDGLVRVHRARVWSLPATPPPLLGAAVSAETAGWLAGRVDGLATVAQDPAALRRVVDAYRSGGGEGPCVLQVHVSLAETDAAALALAEDQWPNGLIGPPRAWDFDQPEDFDAAVADPDEGELRKAVLVDSDAAALAERIAELAGIGFDRVYVHHVGKDQGAFLDRAAADLLPALRRIL; encoded by the coding sequence ATGGTCTTCCTCGGGTACCACGCCTCCCACGAGCAGCTTCCGCCCAGCGCGCTGCTGCGCGCCGTCGTCGACGCAGAGCGCGCCGGATTCGACGGCGCGATGTGCTCCGACCACCTGGCGCCGTGGGGCGTGCGACAGGGCGAGTCCGGTTTCGCCTGGTCGTGGCTCGGCGCGGCGTTGGCTTCGACATCCTTCTCGATCGGGGTCGTCAACGCACCGGGCCAGCGCTATCACCCCGCCGTGATCGCTCAGGCGATCGCCACGCTCGAGGAGATGTTCCCCGACCGCTTCTGGGCCGTGCTCGGCAGCGGTGAAGCCATGAACGAGCACGTCACCGCCGACCCGTGGCCGCCGAAGGACGAGCGCAACGCCCGCCTCGACGAGTCGATCGATGTGATCCGGCGGCTCCTCGACGGAGACGAGGTGACGCACGACGGGCTCGTCCGCGTGCATCGCGCACGCGTGTGGTCGCTCCCGGCCACGCCCCCGCCGCTGCTCGGCGCGGCGGTCAGCGCCGAGACCGCGGGATGGCTCGCCGGCCGCGTGGACGGCCTCGCGACCGTCGCCCAGGACCCCGCCGCGCTCCGTCGCGTCGTGGACGCCTACCGGTCGGGCGGAGGAGAGGGACCTTGCGTCCTGCAGGTGCACGTGTCGCTCGCGGAGACGGATGCCGCGGCCCTCGCCCTTGCGGAGGACCAGTGGCCGAACGGGCTCATCGGGCCGCCTCGCGCGTGGGACTTCGACCAGCCCGAGGACTTCGACGCCGCTGTCGCCGACCCCGATGAGGGCGAGCTGCGCAAGGCCGTACTCGTCGATTCGGATGCCGCGGCCCTCGCCGAGCGGATCGCCGAGCTCGCCGGGATCGGCTTCGACCGCGTCTACGTCCACCACGTCGGCAAGGACCAGGGCGCGTTCCTGGACCGCGCCGCCGCCGACCTGCTGCCGGCTCTGCGGAGGATCCTGTGA
- a CDS encoding alpha-amylase family protein, with protein MKITDTSDLWWKTSVVYCLDVETYLDHDGDGTGDFAGLARRIDYLADLGVTCLWLMPFYPTTDRDDGYDVTDFYGVDPRLGSHGDLVEVVRTARDRGIRVIVDLVVNHTSDRHPWFVAAKRSRPSRFRDFYVWRDEPPANNVNTVFPGEEKTLWELDEKSGQYYLHSFYRHQPDLNIANPSVRDEIAKTIGFWLQLGISGFRVDAVPFLLEVPEGADFSDPHEYLRDIRRFLRRRSREAVLLGEVNLPYRDQLTYFGGDKGEELTLQFDFIGMQALYLSLARSDPRPLAKALRARPPIAPEAQWANFVRNHDELTLDKLTDAEREEVFEAFAPDEDQRVYGRGITRRLPTMLGGDPRRIRMVYSLLFSLPGVPVLFYGEEIGMAENADIAGRMAVRTPMQWSDARNGGFSTAAPSRLPARPPEGGYGPEHVNASEQLNDEESLLHFIRRLAARYRISPEIGWGEVELLDHEAPAVLAHSLRADVGRMIAVHNFADEPTRVRLAIADEPEGTELSDLFSSERVGLGARGGFELDLAAYGWRWLRVARPGDGRLG; from the coding sequence GTGAAGATCACCGACACCAGCGACCTGTGGTGGAAGACGAGCGTCGTCTACTGCCTCGACGTCGAGACCTACCTCGACCACGACGGCGACGGCACCGGAGACTTCGCCGGGCTCGCGCGCCGGATCGACTATCTCGCGGATCTCGGCGTGACGTGCCTGTGGCTCATGCCCTTCTACCCGACGACCGATCGCGACGACGGGTACGACGTCACGGACTTCTACGGCGTCGACCCGCGCCTCGGCTCGCACGGCGACCTCGTGGAGGTGGTCCGCACAGCGCGGGATCGCGGCATCCGCGTCATCGTCGACCTCGTCGTCAACCACACCTCCGACCGGCACCCGTGGTTCGTCGCGGCGAAGCGTTCGCGGCCGTCGCGCTTCCGCGACTTCTACGTGTGGCGCGACGAGCCGCCCGCGAACAACGTCAACACCGTGTTCCCCGGCGAGGAGAAGACGCTGTGGGAGCTCGACGAGAAGAGCGGCCAGTACTACCTGCACAGCTTCTACCGTCACCAGCCCGACCTGAACATCGCGAACCCGTCCGTGCGTGATGAGATCGCCAAGACGATCGGGTTCTGGCTGCAGCTGGGGATCTCCGGCTTCCGCGTGGACGCGGTGCCGTTCCTCCTCGAGGTTCCGGAGGGGGCCGACTTCTCCGACCCGCACGAGTACCTGCGCGACATCCGGCGCTTCCTGCGACGCCGGTCGCGCGAGGCCGTCCTCCTCGGCGAGGTGAACCTCCCGTATCGCGACCAGCTCACCTACTTCGGCGGAGACAAGGGCGAGGAGCTCACACTCCAGTTCGACTTCATCGGGATGCAAGCGCTCTACCTCTCGCTCGCCCGCTCCGACCCGCGCCCGCTCGCGAAGGCGCTGCGGGCGCGGCCGCCGATCGCCCCCGAGGCGCAGTGGGCGAACTTCGTGCGCAATCACGACGAGCTCACCCTCGACAAGCTCACCGACGCAGAGCGCGAGGAGGTCTTCGAGGCCTTCGCCCCGGACGAGGACCAGCGCGTCTACGGCCGCGGCATCACCCGGCGCCTGCCCACGATGCTCGGCGGCGACCCGCGGCGGATCCGCATGGTCTACAGCCTCCTGTTCTCGCTGCCCGGCGTCCCCGTGCTGTTCTACGGCGAGGAGATCGGCATGGCCGAGAATGCCGACATCGCCGGACGAATGGCGGTGCGCACGCCGATGCAGTGGAGCGACGCGCGCAACGGCGGATTCTCGACGGCTGCCCCGTCCCGGCTGCCCGCGCGTCCGCCCGAAGGCGGCTACGGCCCGGAGCACGTCAACGCGTCGGAGCAGCTCAACGACGAGGAGTCCCTGCTGCACTTCATCCGACGCCTCGCCGCCCGCTACCGCATCTCACCCGAGATCGGCTGGGGCGAGGTCGAGCTGCTCGACCATGAGGCACCCGCCGTCCTGGCGCACTCGCTGCGCGCCGACGTCGGGCGGATGATCGCCGTGCACAACTTCGCCGACGAGCCGACGCGCGTGCGCCTCGCGATCGCCGACGAGCCCGAGGGCACCGAGCTGAGCGATCTGTTCAGCAGCGAGCGCGTCGGCCTCGGGGCACGCGGCGGCTTCGAGCTCGACCTCGCGGCGTACGGATGGCGGTGGCTGCGGGTGGCCCGACCGGGCGACGGACGACTCGGCTGA
- a CDS encoding o-succinylbenzoate synthase, with amino-acid sequence MTTLRPSPSLADILSTAHVVALPLAARFRGIDVREAVVFEGPEGWTEFSPFAEYDDAEAAAWLAGAIDFGWMPQPAPVRAEIPVNATVPAVDAASVPAILARFDGCRTAKVKVAEPGQRLADDVARVQAVREAMGPEGRIRVDANGAWNVDEAERALHALAECDLEYAEQPCATVDELAELRRRVKYMGIPIAADESVRKASDPVAVARAGAADLLIVKAQPLGGVNRALAIVAEAGLPAVVSSALDTSIGLSMGVTLAGALPQLDYDCGLGTSSLFTADIVEPALAPRGGVLPVGRIAPDPALLAEHAASDDRRDWWLARLARCYEELSGPD; translated from the coding sequence GTGACCACCCTGCGCCCGTCCCCCTCCCTCGCCGACATCCTCTCGACCGCGCACGTGGTGGCTCTGCCCCTGGCGGCGCGCTTCCGGGGGATCGACGTGCGCGAGGCCGTCGTCTTCGAGGGCCCCGAGGGCTGGACCGAGTTCTCGCCCTTCGCAGAGTACGACGACGCCGAGGCCGCAGCATGGCTCGCGGGGGCGATCGACTTCGGATGGATGCCGCAGCCCGCGCCCGTCCGTGCCGAGATCCCCGTGAACGCCACCGTCCCGGCGGTGGACGCAGCATCCGTCCCCGCGATCCTCGCGCGCTTCGACGGCTGCCGGACGGCCAAGGTCAAGGTCGCCGAGCCCGGCCAGCGGCTGGCCGACGACGTCGCACGGGTGCAGGCCGTCCGCGAGGCGATGGGCCCCGAGGGCCGCATCCGCGTGGACGCGAACGGGGCATGGAACGTCGACGAGGCGGAGCGGGCGCTTCATGCCCTGGCCGAATGCGACCTCGAGTACGCCGAGCAGCCGTGCGCCACGGTCGACGAGCTGGCCGAGTTGCGGCGCCGCGTGAAGTACATGGGCATCCCGATCGCGGCGGACGAGAGCGTCCGCAAGGCGTCCGACCCCGTGGCGGTCGCCCGAGCGGGCGCCGCGGACCTGCTCATCGTGAAGGCCCAGCCGCTGGGCGGCGTGAACCGGGCCCTGGCGATCGTGGCCGAGGCGGGTCTGCCGGCCGTCGTCTCCAGCGCACTCGACACGTCGATCGGGCTGTCGATGGGGGTGACGCTGGCGGGCGCGCTTCCGCAGCTCGACTACGACTGCGGACTGGGCACGTCGTCGCTCTTCACCGCCGACATCGTCGAGCCCGCTCTGGCGCCGCGGGGCGGGGTGCTGCCTGTCGGGAGGATCGCCCCCGACCCGGCGCTGCTCGCTGAGCACGCGGCTTCCGACGACCGACGCGACTGGTGGCTCGCGCGACTCGCGCGCTGCTACGAGGAGCTCAGCGGCCCGGACTGA
- a CDS encoding TetR/AcrR family transcriptional regulator: MTDTVAVTSRRREATRQKLLDAAAQVFAEVGLDAASVEAICERAGFTRGAFYSNFETKDDLFLELAGRVARERVAAVRERVAELDRAGGLDEAPSNAFGIVQQVLDISADDRLGVLLMSEIRIHALRSPQLAAAYLAQEDEMLEGVAHIIDDIGRAKTMRFRLPALAAARLMLTVWEGASVRSAMAGLDHAEMSLRTNEELARVAELIIEHPADPAR; the protein is encoded by the coding sequence ATGACAGACACCGTCGCCGTGACCTCGCGTCGTCGCGAGGCCACGCGCCAGAAGCTGCTGGACGCCGCCGCGCAGGTGTTCGCCGAGGTCGGGTTGGACGCGGCATCCGTCGAGGCCATCTGCGAGCGCGCCGGATTCACCCGCGGGGCGTTCTACTCCAACTTCGAGACGAAGGACGACCTGTTCCTCGAACTCGCCGGTCGGGTCGCCCGTGAGCGCGTGGCCGCCGTCCGCGAGCGGGTCGCCGAGCTCGATCGCGCCGGCGGGCTCGACGAAGCGCCCTCGAATGCCTTCGGCATCGTGCAGCAGGTGCTCGACATCTCGGCCGATGACCGGCTCGGCGTCCTGCTGATGAGCGAGATCCGCATCCACGCCCTGCGCTCGCCGCAGCTCGCCGCGGCATATCTCGCCCAGGAGGACGAGATGCTCGAGGGGGTCGCCCACATCATCGACGACATCGGCCGGGCCAAGACCATGCGCTTCCGGCTTCCGGCGCTCGCCGCCGCGCGGCTCATGCTGACGGTGTGGGAGGGCGCCTCGGTGCGATCGGCCATGGCCGGGCTCGACCACGCCGAGATGTCCCTGCGCACGAACGAGGAGCTGGCCAGAGTCGCCGAGCTCATCATCGAGCACCCCGCCGATCCCGCGCGCTGA
- a CDS encoding MMPL family transporter, whose amino-acid sequence MSTLLYALGRWSYRHPWRVLVAWLLLLGLAGGGALAFSKGTDNSFSIPGTEAQAGLEQLNRTFPQASGTSAQIVLVAADGDSVEDEPYAGAIDDAVGELEDIDGVLAVTDPFDEMVSGLVTEDGSAAIIRLQFDGQATDVSPESKAALQEVSDELAAALPDGTEVALGGDLFSMSVPGITITEGLGILIALLVLMVTFRSFLVAGLPLATALVGVGLSMALILLSTAVASISSTTPLLALMLGLAVGIDYALFIVARHQDQVRGGMDPEESIARATGTAGSAVVFAGVTVLIALIGLGFANIPFLTTMGIAASVAVAIAVAVAITLTPALLGFIKGRVKGRMPKPAGAGRRRRSAGEDAPGDVTPARVRRGFATRWVDGVTRHPIVTTIAVVLGLGILAIPASSLALALPNAGVQPEESQARVSYDLAAEHFGPGFNGPLILTGTIVTSNDPLGLMADLAAEIEKVPGVKEIALATPNETADTGIVQVIPTTAPDDPATAELVRELRALAPEWADEYGVDLTVTGFTAVAIDISDRLGAALVPFGIFVVGLSFILLMIVFRSIAVPLTAALGYLLSVAAAFGVVAAVFEWGWGADLLHVARTGPVISFMPIVLMGVLFGLAMDYQVFLVSRMREDYVHAVRARGGSDRETAVAAIRSGFTASARVVTAAAFIMFAVFAAFVPEGDSSIKPIALGLAVGIAIDAFLVRMTLIPALLALMGEKAWWMPRWLDRALPHFDIEGEAVERELALADWPEPDTTAAVVGEDVVVRADGAATGDVTLIDGATFRVEPGGTLIATGDPHATRAFGLAVAGRLAPNDGLLRVAGHLLPGRAAWVRAHVGVALLAESGDPVRELRRALSGRTTLVVIDGLDTLDAAERDQAAALLRDAEAAVRARPGEASSRLTVVATAKADGPVLSLLADAHRSDVTSLALRSGTTPASAPIAEVTA is encoded by the coding sequence GTGTCCACCCTGCTCTATGCCCTCGGCCGCTGGTCCTACCGTCACCCGTGGCGGGTCCTCGTGGCGTGGCTCCTCCTGCTCGGCCTCGCCGGCGGCGGGGCGCTCGCCTTCAGCAAGGGCACCGACAACTCGTTCTCGATCCCCGGCACCGAGGCGCAGGCGGGCCTCGAGCAGCTGAACCGCACCTTCCCGCAGGCGAGCGGCACCAGTGCCCAGATCGTCCTGGTCGCCGCCGACGGCGACAGCGTCGAGGACGAGCCCTACGCCGGCGCGATCGACGACGCCGTCGGCGAGCTCGAAGACATCGACGGCGTGCTCGCGGTCACCGACCCGTTCGACGAGATGGTGTCCGGACTTGTCACCGAGGACGGATCGGCCGCGATCATCCGCCTCCAGTTCGACGGTCAGGCGACCGACGTCTCCCCCGAGTCCAAGGCCGCCCTGCAGGAGGTCTCCGACGAGCTCGCGGCCGCGCTGCCCGATGGCACGGAGGTCGCCCTCGGCGGCGACCTGTTCTCGATGTCGGTGCCCGGGATCACGATCACCGAGGGCCTCGGCATCCTGATCGCCCTGCTGGTGCTGATGGTGACGTTCCGCTCGTTCCTGGTCGCTGGCCTGCCGCTGGCCACCGCGCTGGTCGGCGTCGGGCTGTCGATGGCCCTGATCCTGCTGTCCACCGCAGTCGCCTCGATCTCGTCGACCACGCCGCTCCTGGCGCTCATGCTCGGCCTCGCCGTCGGCATCGACTACGCGCTGTTCATCGTCGCCCGACATCAAGACCAGGTGCGCGGCGGCATGGACCCCGAGGAGTCCATCGCGCGCGCGACCGGCACGGCCGGGTCCGCCGTCGTGTTCGCCGGCGTCACCGTGCTCATCGCGCTGATCGGCCTCGGCTTCGCGAACATCCCGTTCCTCACCACGATGGGCATCGCCGCCTCGGTCGCCGTCGCGATCGCCGTGGCCGTGGCCATCACGCTCACCCCTGCGCTGCTCGGCTTCATCAAGGGCCGCGTCAAGGGGCGGATGCCGAAGCCCGCCGGCGCAGGACGACGCCGTCGTTCGGCCGGCGAGGACGCCCCCGGCGACGTCACCCCGGCGCGGGTGCGCCGCGGCTTCGCCACCCGCTGGGTCGACGGGGTGACGAGGCATCCGATCGTCACCACGATCGCGGTCGTGCTGGGACTCGGCATCCTCGCGATCCCGGCATCGAGCCTCGCCCTCGCGCTGCCCAACGCGGGAGTCCAGCCCGAGGAGTCCCAGGCGCGGGTGAGTTACGACCTCGCCGCCGAGCACTTCGGCCCCGGCTTCAACGGCCCCCTCATCCTCACCGGCACGATCGTCACCTCGAACGACCCGCTCGGGCTCATGGCCGACCTCGCCGCCGAGATCGAGAAGGTCCCCGGCGTCAAGGAGATCGCCCTCGCCACCCCGAACGAGACAGCCGACACCGGCATCGTCCAGGTGATCCCGACGACCGCGCCCGATGACCCCGCCACGGCGGAGCTGGTGCGGGAGCTGCGTGCGCTCGCGCCGGAGTGGGCCGACGAGTACGGCGTCGACCTCACCGTGACCGGATTCACCGCCGTCGCGATCGACATCTCCGACCGCCTCGGCGCCGCCCTCGTGCCCTTCGGCATCTTCGTCGTGGGCCTGTCGTTCATCCTGCTGATGATCGTGTTCCGCTCGATCGCCGTGCCGCTGACCGCTGCGCTCGGCTATCTGCTCTCGGTCGCCGCCGCCTTCGGCGTCGTGGCCGCGGTGTTCGAGTGGGGCTGGGGCGCCGACCTGCTCCACGTCGCGCGGACCGGGCCGGTGATCAGCTTCATGCCGATCGTGCTCATGGGGGTGCTGTTCGGCCTCGCGATGGACTACCAGGTGTTCCTGGTCTCGCGCATGCGGGAGGACTACGTCCACGCCGTCCGCGCCCGAGGCGGCTCCGACCGCGAGACCGCGGTGGCTGCGATCCGGTCGGGCTTCACCGCATCCGCCCGCGTCGTCACGGCCGCCGCGTTCATCATGTTCGCCGTCTTCGCGGCGTTCGTGCCCGAAGGCGATTCGTCGATCAAGCCCATCGCGCTCGGCCTCGCCGTCGGAATCGCGATCGACGCGTTCCTCGTGCGCATGACGCTCATCCCGGCGCTCCTCGCGCTGATGGGCGAGAAGGCGTGGTGGATGCCGCGCTGGCTCGATCGCGCGCTCCCCCACTTCGACATCGAGGGCGAGGCCGTCGAGCGCGAGCTCGCGCTCGCGGACTGGCCGGAGCCCGACACCACCGCCGCCGTGGTGGGCGAGGACGTCGTCGTCCGAGCCGACGGCGCAGCCACGGGCGATGTCACGCTGATCGACGGCGCGACGTTCCGCGTCGAACCCGGCGGCACGCTCATCGCCACGGGAGACCCCCACGCGACCCGCGCCTTCGGACTCGCGGTCGCCGGCCGCTTGGCACCGAACGACGGGCTCCTGCGGGTCGCGGGGCACCTGCTGCCCGGCCGTGCCGCCTGGGTGCGCGCCCACGTGGGCGTCGCTCTCCTCGCCGAGTCGGGCGACCCGGTGCGAGAGCTCCGACGCGCCCTGAGCGGTCGCACGACCCTCGTCGTGATCGACGGGCTCGACACGCTCGACGCCGCCGAGCGCGACCAGGCCGCGGCACTGCTCCGCGATGCCGAGGCCGCCGTCCGCGCGCGGCCGGGCGAGGCATCCTCCCGACTGACCGTCGTCGCGACCGCGAAGGCCGACGGGCCGGTCCTCTCCCTCCTCGCCGACGCGCACCGCTCCGACGTCACGTCGCTGGCGCTCCGCTCCGGCACGACCCCTGCTTCCGCTCCCATCGCCGAGGTGACCGCATGA
- a CDS encoding YhgE/Pip domain-containing protein: MTLHIERARTRRPITWLTLIGVLLLPVVIGGILVAALYNPVERLDGLQAAIVNEDEAVTIDDQLVPLGRQLTAGLVEGSDDQPSNLTWTISNADEAAEGLADGTYAAVITIPENFSAAATSTQPGEIPERATIEVQTPPDSLIVDDAITAQVTTAAASLMGEQLSQVYLENVFLGFTTLGDQLGEAASGAQDLADGAGEAADGASALADGFPGLSSGASGLADGAGELQSGLGTIAGGIGDAADGAAQLADGVNQGAAELEAAGIVPDQLTQAANGAATATGMAATSAQDATDTLGALMATCTQSQEFCEQLGAALTSAATASAILTGDGTAQNPGAVTLTQGTADGLAQFDTAATAEFAAQLREIGTNVSALSGGLDQLAAGTTQSAAGAGQLAFGASQLAGGLDSAGSGATSLADGVAALADGTSTLADGLDQASAAVPSYTDSEASSLADVVANPVEADGVGTSLFGASAIPLLAMLALWFGGLGTFIALQAVSRRALTAREPSAMLALRNFAPGAALGAAQGILVAAVVQVAASYDWGQWWVFAGVSVVAGVAFAAVNQALVAVFGGAGRWISALIGVLAVATGVVSTVPGVLSGIAALMPTSPAYNGMVAALTDTDGVGAALAGLTVWAVLAFGATILAVARRRTTSARAVLGATPVTA, translated from the coding sequence ATGACCCTCCACATCGAACGTGCGCGCACGCGCCGACCCATCACATGGCTGACGCTCATCGGCGTGCTGCTGCTCCCCGTCGTGATCGGCGGCATCCTCGTCGCCGCGCTCTACAACCCGGTCGAGCGCCTCGACGGGCTGCAGGCCGCCATCGTGAACGAGGACGAGGCGGTCACGATCGACGACCAGCTCGTCCCGCTGGGGCGCCAGCTCACCGCCGGGCTCGTCGAGGGCTCCGACGATCAGCCCAGCAACCTCACCTGGACGATCTCGAACGCCGACGAGGCGGCAGAGGGTCTGGCCGACGGCACGTACGCGGCCGTGATCACGATCCCGGAGAACTTCTCGGCCGCGGCGACCTCGACCCAGCCGGGCGAGATCCCGGAGCGGGCGACCATCGAGGTGCAGACGCCCCCCGACAGCCTCATCGTCGACGACGCCATCACCGCCCAGGTGACGACGGCCGCGGCATCCCTCATGGGCGAGCAGCTCTCGCAGGTGTACCTCGAGAACGTCTTCCTCGGCTTCACGACCCTCGGCGACCAGCTCGGCGAGGCCGCCTCGGGCGCCCAGGACCTCGCCGACGGCGCCGGTGAGGCAGCGGACGGCGCGAGCGCGCTGGCCGACGGGTTCCCGGGGCTCTCAAGCGGGGCGAGCGGGCTGGCGGACGGCGCCGGCGAGCTGCAGAGCGGGCTCGGCACGATCGCGGGCGGCATCGGGGACGCGGCCGACGGTGCGGCGCAGCTCGCCGACGGCGTGAACCAGGGCGCCGCGGAGCTCGAGGCTGCGGGGATCGTGCCGGATCAGCTGACGCAGGCCGCGAACGGCGCGGCCACCGCCACAGGGATGGCCGCGACATCGGCCCAGGACGCCACCGACACGCTCGGCGCGCTCATGGCCACGTGCACGCAGTCGCAGGAGTTCTGCGAGCAGCTCGGCGCCGCGCTGACGTCGGCTGCCACCGCCTCCGCGATCCTCACCGGCGACGGCACCGCGCAGAACCCCGGCGCCGTCACACTCACGCAGGGCACCGCCGACGGGCTCGCGCAGTTCGACACCGCGGCGACCGCGGAGTTCGCCGCGCAGCTCCGCGAGATCGGCACGAACGTGTCGGCGCTGAGCGGCGGTCTCGACCAGCTCGCCGCAGGCACGACGCAGTCCGCGGCCGGGGCAGGCCAGCTCGCCTTCGGCGCGTCGCAGCTCGCCGGCGGGCTCGACTCGGCCGGATCGGGCGCGACGTCGCTCGCCGACGGCGTCGCCGCGCTGGCCGACGGCACATCGACACTCGCGGACGGGCTGGACCAGGCATCCGCCGCCGTGCCCTCGTACACCGACAGCGAGGCGTCGAGCCTCGCGGACGTCGTCGCGAACCCGGTCGAGGCCGACGGCGTCGGCACGTCGCTCTTCGGAGCTTCGGCGATCCCGCTGCTGGCGATGCTCGCCCTGTGGTTCGGCGGCCTCGGCACCTTCATCGCCCTCCAGGCCGTGTCGCGGCGCGCTCTCACCGCCCGCGAGCCGTCGGCGATGCTCGCCCTCCGCAACTTCGCCCCCGGGGCGGCGCTGGGCGCCGCGCAGGGCATCCTCGTCGCAGCCGTCGTGCAGGTCGCGGCGTCGTACGACTGGGGGCAGTGGTGGGTGTTCGCGGGCGTGAGCGTCGTCGCTGGCGTCGCGTTCGCCGCCGTCAACCAGGCGCTCGTGGCCGTGTTCGGCGGTGCCGGACGGTGGATCTCGGCCCTCATCGGCGTGCTCGCCGTCGCGACCGGGGTGGTCTCCACGGTTCCCGGGGTGCTGTCCGGGATCGCCGCCCTCATGCCGACGTCTCCGGCGTACAACGGCATGGTGGCGGCGCTCACCGACACCGACGGAGTCGGGGCTGCCCTCGCCGGCCTCACCGTGTGGGCGGTCCTGGCGTTCGGCGCCACGATCCTCGCCGTCGCGCGGCGCCGCACGACGTCGGCGCGGGCGGTGCTGGGCGCGACGCCCGTCACCGCTTGA